A stretch of Fulvia fulva chromosome 4, complete sequence DNA encodes these proteins:
- a CDS encoding MFS-type transporter oryN codes for MPAHFSEDPPQVLNQADLDMANEKLEHEDTAHDDTSRSSKAETNNNGIATTKSEGEQLEKLGTYDKRDLTEDDCYDDLGFSFPTMKKWYILSVIFIVQVSMNFNTSLYSNAIPGIEEEFGVSAQAARCGAMIFLVMYAFGCELWAPWSEEFGRWPVLQLSLFLVNIWQIPVALAPNFATIMVGRALGGLSSAGGSVTLGMIADMWESDTQQYAVAFVVFSSVGGSILGPIVGGFSEAYLDWTWSIWIQLIFGGAVQALHFFTVPETRTTRMMNKIAKKRRAGGETNIWGPDELVPYSQRFSAKEILVTWIRPFKMFLTEPIVLVLSLLSGFSDALIFMFIQSFSLVYKQWNFSTVQIGLAFIPIGVGYVLAWILFIPAIRRNIKEREAKPDDEKAQYESRLWFLLYTAPCLPIGLIGFAWTIQGPPIHWIGSMIFAAIVGIANYSIYMATIDYMICAYGPYSASATGGNGWARDFLAGVLTVPATPFFTNIGASSGKNLEYASTILACISFVLVIAVYVIYWKGPQLRKRSPFAQRLADQSKEEGGRRASVASGYAGSRRASAIDRPGVGERSYSQQQRFFGETRVTPRGTPRGTPHASRANSVVRQGKLGAKRGV; via the exons ATGCCGGCGCACTTTTCCGAGGATCCGCCTCAGGTCTTGAACCAGGCAGACCTCGACATGGCCAACGAGAAGCTCGAACACGAAGACACTGCCCACGATGATACATCACGCTCTAGCAAAGCCGAAACGAACAACAACGGCATCGCCACAACCAAGAGCGAAGGCGAACAGCTGGAGAAGTTGGGCACATACGACAAGCGCGACCTGACTGAAGACGATTGCTACGATGACCTGGGATTCTCCTTTCCCACCATGAAAAAGTGGTACATCCTCAGTGTTATCTTCATTGTGCAAGTCTCCATGAACTTCAACACCTCGCTCTACTCGAACGCGATTCCCGGCATCGAGGAAGAATTTGGAGTTAGCGCACAAGCTGCACGATGTGGTGCCATGATCTTCTTGGTCATGTACGCATTCGGTTGCGAACTGTGGGCACCATGGTCTGAAGAGTTTGGTCGATGGCCGGTCCTTCAGCTCTCGCTCTTCCTGGTCAACATCTGGCAGATCCCCGTAGCACTTGCTCCAAACTTTGCTACAATCATGGTCGGTCGAGCACTCGGAGGTCTCTCTTCCGCAGGAGGCTCCGTCACCTTGGGCATGATCGCAGACATGTGGGAGTCCGACACCCAGCAGTATGCGGTCGCGTTCGTCGTCTTCTCGTCTGTCGGAGGATCCATCCTGGGCCCCATCGTGGGTGGTTTCAGCGAAGCGTACTTGGACTGGACATGGTCCATCTGGATTCAGCTAATCTTCGGAGGCGCTGTGCAAGCACTTCACTTCTTCACCGTACCGGAGACAAGGACTACGAGAATGATGAACAAGATCGCAAAGAAGAGACGCGCCGGGGGCGAAACCAACATCTGGGGTCCAGACGAGCTGGTTCCATACAGCCAGCGATTCTCAGCCAAAGAGATCCTGGTCACATGGATCCGACCATTTAAGATGTTCTTGACTGAGCCCATCGTTCTGGTCTTGTCCCTGCTTTCCGGATTCTCGGATGCCCTGATCTTCATGTTCATCCAATCCTTTTCTTTGGTTTACAAGCAGTGGAACTTCTCCACAGTTCAGATTGGCCTGGCATTCATCCCCATCGGAGTTGGATACGTTCTTGCTTGGATTCTGTTTATCCCAGCCATTCGTCGCAACATCAAGGAGCGTGAGGCTAAGCCTGATGACGAGAAAGCACAATACGAGTCACGTCTTTGGTTCCTGCTCTACACAGCTCCATGCCTACCAATTGGCCTGATCGGGTTCGCCTGGACGATCCAAGGACCACCCATCCACTGGATCGGTTCTATGATCTTCGCCGCTATAGTTGGTATTGCCAACTACTCCATCTACATGGCCACTATCGACTACATGATCTGTGCCTATGGCCCATACTCGGCATCTGCCACTGGTGGAAATGGCTGGGCCCGTGACTTCCTGGCCGGTGTGCTGACCGTCCCGGCAACACCATTCTTCACCAACATCGGAGCGAGCAGCGGCAAGAACCTGGAGTATGCCAGCACCATTCTGGCCTGCATATCCTTCGTCTTGGTCATCGCGGTATACGTCATCTACTGGAAAGGACCCCAATTACGAAAGCGCTCGCCATTTGCTCAGCGTCTTGCCGATCAATCCAAGGAAGAGGGCGGTCGTAGAGCGAGCGTCGCGTCTGGCTACGCCGGTTCAAGACGTGCTA GTGCCATCGACCGACCAGGCGTCGGCGAAAGAAGCTACAGCCAACAACAACGTTTCTTCGGCGAGACCCGTGTCACGCCAAGAGGTACACCACGCGGCACGCCTCACGCAAGCAGAGCGAACAGTGTCGTCAGACAAGGCAAATTGGGTGCCAAACGCGGAGTCTAG
- a CDS encoding Pyruvate decarboxylase, which produces MTSKIPLAHHLFTRLHQLNCHSIHGVPGDFMLRALDALPLASIRWIGNANELCAGYAADGYARAAFMAREIHPLISRVRIPRVGALFTTYGVGELSALNAVAGAYSESVPLVHFVGTPSRKQWREKPVIHHGLGDSRLELWAEMAKSVTCAQADLRCEDPDEAVERYDGVLRECVRMSRPVYVNLPVDMVGREVDAKALERALIGDKVVGSESESAVVERVVDEVVGRVRSAVRPLVIADGLSYPFDFATEINEVVRLTQVPAMCPNAGKGIVDESLPSWQGALASPTEYSTSADLVLLFGALLSDTNTAAWSLVPDAEKCVTFGRSDVIVCGQRYDVDGAQVLQKLAKKLKAEAHSKSGALAAHPVRKDAVVVPSSSSPISQDGLWHRLSTYLKPHDTVLLANGTPLIGGRAMRLPHPVQVIASGIWCSIGSMLPCAQGVAAAKQDHAIPGRTILLEGDGSFQVTCQSISAIIRYKLDVTILIANNAGYAYERWLNGMEAEYNDVPN; this is translated from the coding sequence ATGACCTCCAAAATACCCCTAGCCCACCACCTCTTCACCCGCCTCCACCAACTCAACTGCCACAGCATCCACGGCGTGCCCGGCGACTTCATGCTCCGCGCCCTCGACGCCCTCCCCCTCGCCTCCATCCGCTGGATCGGCAACGCCAACGAGCTCTGTGCCGGCTACGCAGCGGATGGATATGCTCGCGCCGCCTTCATGGCCCGCGAAATTCATCCTTTGATATCGCGGGTCAGGATCCCTCGTGTCGGCGCGTTGTTTACGACATACGGCGTCGGAGAACTATCAGCGCTCAACGCAGTGGCCGGGGCGTATTCCGAGAGCGTACCTCTAGTCCACTTCGTAGGCACGCCGAGTCGGAAACAATGGCGGGAGAAGCCAGTGATTCACCACGGTCTCGGGGACAGTCGGTTAGAATTATGGGCCGAGATGGCAAAGAGCGTTACGTGTGCGCAAGCGGACTTGCGGTGTGAAGATCCCGATGAGGCGGTGGAGAGGTATGATGGTGTGTTGAGGGAGTGTGTGAGGATGAGTCGGCCGGTGTATGTTAACTTGCCGGTGGATATGGTGGGGAGGGAGGTTGATGCGAAGGCGTTGGAGCGGGCGTTGATAGGGGATAAGGTAGTGGGGAGTGAGAGTGAGAGTGCGGTGGTTGAGAGGGTTGTGGATGAGGTTGTGGGGCGGGTGAGGAGTGCTGTGAGGCCGTTGGTGATTGCTGATGGGTTGTCGTACCCGTTTGATTTTGCGACGGAGATTAATGAGGTGGTGAGATTAACGCAGGTACCCGCCATGTGCCCCAATGCTGGTAAGGGCATCGTTGACGAGTCGCTGCCATCGTGGCAAGGAGCTCTCGCGAGCCCGACCGAGTACAGCACTTCTGCCGATCTCGTGCTTCTGTTCGGAGCGCTGCTTAGTGATACAAACACAGCTGCATGGAGTCTGGTACCAGATGCCGAGAAATGTGTAACGTTCGGTCGAAGCGATGTGATTGTGTGCGGGCAGCGGTACGACGTCGACGGCGCACAAGTGCTGCAGAAGCTGGCGAAGAAGCTGAAAGCAGAAGCTCATTCGAAGAGTGGCGCACTAGCAGCTCACCCAGTGAGGAAGGACGCAGTCGTCGTCCCCTCCTCATCGTCGCCCATCAGCCAAGACGGCCTCTGGCACCGCCTCTCAACCTACCTCAAACCCCACGACACCGTCCTCCTCGCCAACGGCACACCGCTGATCGGTGGCCGCGCCATGCGTCTCCCTCATCCAGTCCAAGTGATAGCCTCCGGAATCTGGTGTTCGATCGGATCAATGCTCCCCTGCGCCCAAGGCGTGGCCGCAGCCAAGCAAGACCACGCCATACCGGGCCGTACCATCCTGCTCGAAGGCGATGGAAGCTTTCAGGTAACGTGCCAGTCCATCTCCGCCATTATCCGGTACAAGCTTGACGTAACGATCCTTATTGCGAATAATGCGGGTTATGCGTATGAGCGGTGGTTGAATGGGATGGAAGCCGAGTACAACGATGTGCCGAATTGA
- a CDS encoding putative inactive purple acid phosphatase 16, giving the protein MTFKYELLSQPSARRPPSLLHRYRFVIMLVTVLALVYLTTVCSGRALPFNVAKKSRWEPLRFDEDGNFQLAIFEDLHFGENAWDSWGPQQDLNSVRVLNDVLAAETQHLVILNGDLITGENQYKFNATSKIDQIVAPIVQRNLPWASTYGNHDSDFNLSRSDILAREQCYPNALTRSDVNAPNAGVSNYYLPVYPHNGGNVPCLILWSFDSRGGFLYQQRNATGAKVGQPNWVDQSVVDWFKTTNKRLTTRYNATIPSLAFVHIPTNASQALQTQAGVNPYYQPGINDDYPLAQQAQGYCPNGTNDGTCDYGGQDVPFMDAITSTPGLLALFSGHDHGDTWCYKWNHLLPGMSIKGNGVNICFGQHSGYGGYGSWTRGARQVRVSEEGLREGKVETWIRLETGGVVGSVELNATYGEDRYPATLNTNSSCGSCNYSRVTPMPGTG; this is encoded by the exons ATGACCTTCAAATATGAGCTCCTATCGCAGCCTTCGGCGCGCAGGCCACCCTCGCTCCTACATCGGTATAGATTCGTCATCATGCTGGTTACGGTACTGGCTTTGGTGTACTTGACGACGGTGTGTTCTGGGAGGGCGCTGCCGTTCAATGTGGCGAAGAAGAGTAGGTGGGAGCCGCTGAGGTTTGATGAGGATGGGAATTTCCAGCTAGCGATATTTGAGGATTTGCATTTTGGCGAGA ATGCCTGGGACTCCTGGGGCCCACAACAAGACCTCAACTCAGTCCGCGTCCTAAACGATGTCCTCGCCGCAGAGACTCAACACCTCGTCATCCTCAACGGCGACCTCATCACAGGGGAGAACCAATACAAATTCAACGCCACCTCCAAAATTGACCAGATCGTTGCCCCTATCGTGCAGAGAAACCTCCCCTGGGCCTCAACCTACGGCAACCATGACAGCGACTTCAACCTCTCCCGCTCCGACATTCTAGCCCGCGAACAGTGCTACCCCAACGCCCTGACGCGCTCCGATGTGAATGCCCCGAATGCTGGCGTGAGTAATTACTACCTCCCTGTCTACCCTCACAACGGTGGGAATGTTCCATGCCTCATCCTTTGGTCCTTTGACTCTCGCGGCGGATTCCTTTACCAACAACGCAATGCCACAGGCGCCAAAGTCGGCCAGCCTAACTGGGTAGATCAAAGCGTCGTCGACTGGTTCAAAACTACCAACAAGCGCCTCACAACCCGATACAACGCTACGATCCCCAGCCTGGCATTCGTCCATATTCCCACAAACGCCTCCCAAGCCCTCCAGACACAGGCAGGCGTCAATCCATACTACCAACCCGGAATAAACGACGACTACCCCCTCGCGCAACAAGCACAAGGCTACTGTCCCAACGGCACGAACGACGGGACCTGCGACTACGGTGGTCAGGACGTACCATTCATGGACGCGATCACTTCCACCCCCGGCCTCCTCGCCCTTTTCAGCGGCCATGACCACGGCGACACATGGTGCTACAAATGGAACCACCTCCTCCCCGGCATGTCCATCAAAGGAAACGGCGTGAACATCTGCTTCGGCCAGCATTCAGGCTATGGGGGTTATGGGAGTTGGACGAGGGGGGCGAGACAGGTTCGCGTGAGTGAAGAGGGGCTGAGGGAGGGGAAGGTGGAGACGTGGATAAGGCTGGAGACGGGGGGTGTCGTTGGGAGTGTTGAGCTAAATGCGACGTATGGTGAGGATAGGTATCCGGCTACGCTGAATACGAATAGTTCGTGTGGGAGCTGTAATTATTCGAGGGTTACGCCCATGCCGGGGACGGGGTGA
- a CDS encoding 2-keto-3-deoxy-L-rhamnonate aldolase: MSPPPPTCPTPQTTNVKNSRLRLLNALRDGQYPLLAFMALPPVRIAQIVALTGLDSIIIDGEHGHISDDSMHNSVAAISALGVSPVIRIRGPVHDIIKRALDTGAHGIMVPQINNAEEAQQIVASSKFPPQGVRGQGSAFPAIAHGLTTPEYMKSANETLITMIQIETKAGVENVDAICAVPGVDMVFIGPNDLAIDQLFAGRYAFQVWLAVAWPVTDLPLIQLEL, encoded by the coding sequence ATGTCGCCTCCGCCGCCAACATGTCCTACACCACAGACGACGAATGTCAAGAACTCACGACTACGATTACTGAACGCCCTCCGAGATGGCCAATACCCACTCCTTGCCTTCATGGCTTTGCCCCCAGTGCGCATCGCACAGATCGTCGCCCTTACTGGACTAGACAGCATAATCATCGACGGCGAGCACGGCCACATCAGCGACGACTCAATGCACAACTCCGTAGCCGCCATCTCAGCATTGGGAGTCTCACCAGTCATCCGCATCAGAGGTCCAGTCCACGACATCATCAAACGAGCCCTAGATACCGGAGCCCACGGCATCATGGTGCCCCAGATCAACAATGCAGAAGAAGCACAACAGATCGTGGCATCATCCAAGTTTCCACCGCAAGGTGTGCGTGGACAGGGCTCCGCTTTCCCAGCGATTGCTCATGGTCTGACGACGCCCGAATACATGAAGAGCGCGAATGAAACTCTCATCACCATGATCCAGATTGAGACCAAAGCCGGAGTCGAGAACGTGGATGCAATCTGTGCAGTGCCCGGTGTTGATATGGTCTTCATTGGACCGAATGATTTGGCCATAGACCAGCTGTTTGCAGGTCGTTATGCCTTTCAAGTCTGGCTCGCCGTCGCCTGGCCTGTGACGGATCTACCCCTGATACAGCTCGAGCTGTAG
- a CDS encoding putative 2-oxoglutarate-dependent dioxygenase, with product MAPTAPFNPPSSELPGKPVVPQWIPPPLTQEKENFAELKSIGLSLLDSDDPAVVDSLVQQVKTAIRNDGFLFLENYGISLEQLHRQFALAQCLYANISEEDKQRLLFDPETGLWSGYKHPYGFKRQRGVPDGSEQFNWYPREWQDINHTPTCLHPLMDEIESFCNYLTKSVNRRLLTLFSRVLELADDYLWEKVRSHGTPTGEGYFRHALFRLVEKQTAEASKDLRMHGHTDFGLTTLLFSVPISCLQIWGRDEQRVSSFHIVNVVLSKARRWYYVPYKPGTLVINIGDTLEIVSGGHFKATRHRVFKPPVDQLNQERLSLVLFNSSMGSLRMTPASGSPLIQREGCVEDQGVYKEFKQRTLAGSLVPTNKEWHEIQIATARDPTDTVRNRVGADQVVIDGKLMQQREYMGVKVVLPV from the exons ATGGCACCAACCGCACCATTCAACCCTCCATCATCAGAGCTTCCAGGCAAGCCAGTAGTGCCACAATGGATCCCGCCGCCACTGACACAGGAGAAGGAGAACTTCGCAGAGCTGAAGTCAATCGGTTTGTCCTTACTAGATTCTGATGATCCGGCGGTGGTGGACAGCCTCGTCCAGCAGGTCAAGACGGCTATCCGCAACGATGGGTTCCTGTTCCTGGAGAACTATGGCATTTCGCTCGAGCAG CTGCATCGCCAATTCGCCTTAGCGCAGTGTCTCTATGCCAACATTAGCGAAGAGGACAAGCAGAGACTACTGTTCGACCCCGAGACAGGTCTGTGGTCTGGCTACAAGCATCCATACGGTTTCAAG CGTCAACGTGGTGTACCGGACGGCTCCGAGCAGTTCAACTGGTACCCGCGCGAATGGCAAGATATCAACCACACTCCCACTTGCCTGCACCCTTTAATGGACGAGATTGAGTCGTTTTGCAACTATCTTACCAAGTCGGTGAACCGCCGGTTATTGACACTCTTCTCACGAGTCTTGGAGCTGGCTGACGATTATCTGTGGGAAAAGGTCCGATCGCACGGTACGCCGACTGGCGAGGGCTACTTCCGCCACGCTTTGTTCCGACTAGTCGAGAAGCAGACCGCCGAGGCGTCCAAGGACCTTCGTATGCATGGCCACACGGACTTTGGCTTGACCACGTTACTCTTCTCTGTGCCAATCTCGTGCTTACAGATCTGGGGTCGTGACGAACAGCGAGTGTCTTCTTTCCATATCGTCAATGTTGTGCTGAGCAAGGCTCGCAGATGGTATTATGTGCCTTACAAGCCTGGTACGCTGGTGATCAATATCGGCGACACTCTCGAGATCGTCTCCGGAGGCCACTTCAAAGCGACTCGTCATCGAGTATTCAAGCCGCCAGTCGATCAATTGAACCAAGAAAGATTATCTTTGGTGCTGTTCAACAGCTCGATGGGCAGCCTGCGGATGACACCCGCTTCTG GATCCCCCCTGATTCAACGTGAGGGATGCGTCGAAGATCAAGGTGTCTACAAAGAGTTCAAGCAACGTACTCTGGCCGGCAGTCTGGTGCCAACCAACAAAGAATGGCACGAGATCCAGATCGCGACTGCCAGGGATCCCACTGACACGGTCAGGAATCGGGTTGGCGCGGACCAGGTCGTCATTGATGGAAAATTGATGCAGCAACGCGAATACATGGGCGTTAAGGTCGTGCTTCCAGTGTAG